One genomic segment of Coffea arabica cultivar ET-39 chromosome 6e, Coffea Arabica ET-39 HiFi, whole genome shotgun sequence includes these proteins:
- the LOC113695459 gene encoding S-adenosylmethionine decarboxylase proenzyme-like — MAVSAIGFEGFEKRLEITFSEPPVFRDPNGQGLRALTRSQLDSILEPACCTIVSQLSNAEFDSYVLSESSLFVFPFKIILKTCGTTKLLLSIPPILKLADSLSLGVNSVKYSRGTFVFPNAQPAPHRAFSEEVAFLNAYFKDGSGYVLADPNFPNRNWHVYVAQVGPLKPDDPKPVFNLEMCMTGLDGEKAAVFFKTSDGYNQMTKMSGISEIIPSHLICDYEFEPCGYSMNGMEGSAYSTVHVTPEDGFSYASYESMGLDFGSENLGGLGSLVNRVLRCFGPAEFSVAVTCLGGGDRCGEEHLEFWGGDVEGYRCETGVKQELPGGGCVFYRCFAASRGGKEECRVGTPKSVLHCWEEVAEEGAEVVGIGPVGGGAVVYCPCVGSA; from the coding sequence ATGGCTGTTTCAGCTATTGGTTTCGAAGGCTTTGAGAAACGCCTGGAAATCACATTCTCGGAGCCACCCGTGTTCAGAGATCCGAATGGGCAGGGCCTTCGGGCCCTGACTCGGTCTCAACTCGACTCCATTCTCGAGCCCGCTTGCTGCACTATAGTTTCCCAGCTATCCAACGCTGAGTTTGACTCGTACGTGCTCTCCGAGTCGAGTTTGTTCGTTTTCCCTTTCAAAATCATACTCAAAACATGTGGCACCACCAAATTGCTTCTGTCCATCCCACCAATCCTGAAACTTGCCGACTCGCTCTCACTCGGTGTCAACTCGGTTAAGTACTCGCGTGGGACCTTCGTTTTCCCGAATGCCCAACCTGCCCCTCACCGCGCCTTTTCTGAAGAGGTGGCCTTCTTGAACGCTTACTTCAAAGACGGGAGTGGCTACGTCCTCGCCGATCCGAACTTTCCGAATCGCAACTGGCATGTCTACGTGGCACAGGTGGGCCCGCTAAAGCCCGACGATCCGAAGCCCGTGTTTAATTTGGAGATGTGCATGACGGGCTTGGACGGAGAAAAAGCCGCCGTGTTTTTCAAAACATCGGATGGATACAATCAAATGACGAAAATGTCCGGGATTTCTGAGATAATTCCAAGTCACTTGATATGCGACTACGAATTTGAGCCATGCGGGTACTCCATGAATGGGATGGAGGGCTCAGCTTATTCTACCGTGCACGTGACCCCAGAGGACGGGTTCAGCTACGCCAGCTATGAATCCATGGGTTTGGACTTCGGGTCGGAGAATCTGGGCGGGTTGGGATCGCTGGTGAATAGGGTGCTGAGGTGTTTCGGACCAGCAGAGTTCAGTGTCGCTGTCACGTGCTTGGGAGGTGGCGACAGATGTGGGGAGGAGCACCTGGAGTTCTGGGGTGGTGACGTGGAGGGGTACAGGTGTGAGACTGGGGTGAAGCAAGAGTTGCCAGGTGGCGGCTGTGTGTTCTACCGGTGTTTTGCCGCCTCCAGGGGAGGAAAAGAGGAGTGTAGGGTGGGGACCCCGAAATCTGTTTTGCATTGCTGGGAGGAAGTGGCGGAGGAAGGGGCGGAGGTGGTGGGGATTGGACCTGTAGGTGGTGGTGCGGTGGTGTACTGCCCGTGTGTGGGGTCTGCTTAG
- the LOC113695935 gene encoding probable LRR receptor-like serine/threonine-protein kinase At2g23950 isoform X1 encodes MAMSVIFSYRFFLLGFFVFSPTLCYSYEARNPEVEALISVKNVLSDPHGVLSNWDEDSVDPCSWSMITCSSDNLVTGIGAPSQGLSGTLSEVIANLTNLKQVLLQNNNISGHIPLELGNLSNLETLDLSSNKLSGPLPDSLGFLTKLQYLRLNNNSLSGAIPPSLAKVPQLAFLDLSYNNLSGPVPRFPTKAFNIVGNPLICGSHSGKSCSGYFNMSSLSFSMDSSPGKSNSKRLAVALGVSLSFVSIFLLAIVVLIWTRSKKNKQSILNINDVQEEDLLRLGNLRSFTFKELQLATDNFSSKNILGAGGFGNVYRGKLGDGTMIAVKRLKDVTGTAGESQFRTELELISLAVHRNLLRLIGYCAIPNERLLVYPFMSNGSVASRLKGKPALDWNTRKRIAIGAARGLLYLHEQCDPKIIHRDVKAANVLLDDYCEAVVGDFGLAKLLDHADSHVTTAVRGTVGHIAPEYLSTGQSSEKTDVFGFGILLIELITGMKALDFGKTVNQKGAMLEWVKKIQQEKKIEVLVDRELGINYDRIEAGEMLQVALLCTQYLPAHRPKMSDVVRMLEGEGLAEKWAASHNYPNQGTNLPPLIHGSQIRLHHATVPGHDDNVYDQSVMFEMITMDEDYDAYAMELSGPR; translated from the exons ATGGCCATGTCTGTCATCTTCAGCTACCGTTTCTTTCTTCTGGGCTTCTTCGTGTTTTCTCCTACACTTTGTTATTCGTATGAAGCTCGAAATCCTGAAG TTGAAGCTTTGATTAGTGTCAAGAATGTTTTGAGCGACCCTCATGGGGTTCTGAGCAACTGGGATGAAGATTCTGTAGACCCCTGTAGTTGGTCTATGATTACTTGTTCCTCTGATAATCTTGTTACTGGCAT AGGAGCCCCAAGTCAAGGTCTATCTGGGACTTTATCCGAGGTCATTGCGAATCTCACAAACCTTAAGCAAGT GTTGTTGCAGAATAATAACATCTCAGGTCACATTCCACTAGAATTAGGCAATCTTTCAAACCTTGAGACTTTGGATCTCTCCAGTAACAAGTTGTCTGGTCCTTTGCCTGATTCTTTGGGGTTCCTAACAAAGCTCCAGTACCT AAGGTTGAACAACAATAGCTTGTCTGGTGCTATTCCTCCGTCTTTAGCCAAAGTCCCTCAACTTGCTTTCTT GGACTTGTCTTACAACAATCTGAGTGGACCTGTTCCCAGATTTCCAACCAAAGCATTCAA CATTGTGGGTAACCCCTTGATATGTGGAAGCCACTCAGGCAAGAGTTGTTCCGGATATTTTAATATGAGTTCTCTTTCATTCTCCATGGATTCATCCCCTG GAAAATCCAATTCCAAAAGATTAGCTGTTGCACTTGGTGTTAGTCTGAGCTTTGTCTCCATTTTCCTCCTAGCAATTGTAGTTTTGATCTGGACTAGAAGCAAAAAGAATAAACAGTCCATTCTCAACATTAATG ATGTGCAAGAGGAGGATCTATTAAGACTGGGCAATCTCAGAAGCTTTACATTCAAGGAGCTTCAACTTGCAACAGACAATTTCAGTTCCAAGAACATACTTGGTGCTGGGGGATTTGGCAATGTATATAGGGGGAAGTTAGGGGATGGTACAATGATTGCAGTAAAGCGTTTAAAGGATGTGACAGGAACTGCAGGGGAGTCACAGTTTCGTACTGAGTTGGAGCTTATTAGCTTAGCAGTTCACAGGAATTTGCTAAGGCTAATTGGTTATTGTGCTATCccaaatgaaaggcttttggtgTATCCATTCATGTCTAATGGCAGTGTAGCATCAAGACTAAAAG GAAAACCTGCTTTAGACTGGAACACTAGAAAGAGAATTGCAATTGGAGCTGCAAGAGGTCTCCTATACCTGCACGAGCAATGTGATCCAAAAATAATTCACCGTGATGTAAAGGCTGCTAATGTTCTCCTAGATGACTACTGTGAGGCTGTTGTTGGTGACTTTGGCCTAGCTAAGCTCCTTGACCATGCCGATTCTCATGTGACAACAGCTGTTCGTGGCACTGTAGGGCACATTGCGCCTGAATACCTCTCGACTGGTCAATCATCCGAGAAAACTGACGTTTTTGGATTTGGTATTCTGCTGATAGAGCTCATAACTGGAATGAAAGCCCTTGACTTCGGAAAAACTGTAAACCAGAAAGGAGCCATGCTGGAATGG GTTAAGAAAATACAGcaggaaaagaaaattgaagtTTTGGTGGATAGAGAATTGGGTATCAACTATGACCGGATTGAGGCGGGTGAGATGCTCCAAGTTGCTCTACTTTGCACTCAATACCTCCCCGCCCACCGGCCTAAGATGTCGGATGTGGTTCGAATGCTTGAAGGAGAGGGCCTAGCAGAAAAATGGGCGGCCTCCCATAATTATCCAAATCAAGGCACAAACCTTCCCCCCCTCATTCATGGTTCCCAAATTAGGTTGCACCATGCCACTGTCCCTGGACATGATGACAATGTCTATGACCAGTCAGTCATGTTTGAGATGATAACAATGGATGAAGACTATGATGCTTATGCCATGGAGCTCTCTGGTCCGAGATAA
- the LOC113695935 gene encoding probable LRR receptor-like serine/threonine-protein kinase At4g30520 isoform X2 has protein sequence MAMSVIFSYRFFLLGFFVFSPTLCYSYEARNPEVEALISVKNVLSDPHGVLSNWDEDSVDPCSWSMITCSSDNLVTGIGAPSQGLSGTLSEVIANLTNLKQVLLQNNNISGHIPLELGNLSNLETLDLSSNKLSGPLPDSLGFLTKLQYLDLSYNNLSGPVPRFPTKAFNIVGNPLICGSHSGKSCSGYFNMSSLSFSMDSSPGKSNSKRLAVALGVSLSFVSIFLLAIVVLIWTRSKKNKQSILNINDVQEEDLLRLGNLRSFTFKELQLATDNFSSKNILGAGGFGNVYRGKLGDGTMIAVKRLKDVTGTAGESQFRTELELISLAVHRNLLRLIGYCAIPNERLLVYPFMSNGSVASRLKGKPALDWNTRKRIAIGAARGLLYLHEQCDPKIIHRDVKAANVLLDDYCEAVVGDFGLAKLLDHADSHVTTAVRGTVGHIAPEYLSTGQSSEKTDVFGFGILLIELITGMKALDFGKTVNQKGAMLEWVKKIQQEKKIEVLVDRELGINYDRIEAGEMLQVALLCTQYLPAHRPKMSDVVRMLEGEGLAEKWAASHNYPNQGTNLPPLIHGSQIRLHHATVPGHDDNVYDQSVMFEMITMDEDYDAYAMELSGPR, from the exons ATGGCCATGTCTGTCATCTTCAGCTACCGTTTCTTTCTTCTGGGCTTCTTCGTGTTTTCTCCTACACTTTGTTATTCGTATGAAGCTCGAAATCCTGAAG TTGAAGCTTTGATTAGTGTCAAGAATGTTTTGAGCGACCCTCATGGGGTTCTGAGCAACTGGGATGAAGATTCTGTAGACCCCTGTAGTTGGTCTATGATTACTTGTTCCTCTGATAATCTTGTTACTGGCAT AGGAGCCCCAAGTCAAGGTCTATCTGGGACTTTATCCGAGGTCATTGCGAATCTCACAAACCTTAAGCAAGT GTTGTTGCAGAATAATAACATCTCAGGTCACATTCCACTAGAATTAGGCAATCTTTCAAACCTTGAGACTTTGGATCTCTCCAGTAACAAGTTGTCTGGTCCTTTGCCTGATTCTTTGGGGTTCCTAACAAAGCTCCAGTACCT GGACTTGTCTTACAACAATCTGAGTGGACCTGTTCCCAGATTTCCAACCAAAGCATTCAA CATTGTGGGTAACCCCTTGATATGTGGAAGCCACTCAGGCAAGAGTTGTTCCGGATATTTTAATATGAGTTCTCTTTCATTCTCCATGGATTCATCCCCTG GAAAATCCAATTCCAAAAGATTAGCTGTTGCACTTGGTGTTAGTCTGAGCTTTGTCTCCATTTTCCTCCTAGCAATTGTAGTTTTGATCTGGACTAGAAGCAAAAAGAATAAACAGTCCATTCTCAACATTAATG ATGTGCAAGAGGAGGATCTATTAAGACTGGGCAATCTCAGAAGCTTTACATTCAAGGAGCTTCAACTTGCAACAGACAATTTCAGTTCCAAGAACATACTTGGTGCTGGGGGATTTGGCAATGTATATAGGGGGAAGTTAGGGGATGGTACAATGATTGCAGTAAAGCGTTTAAAGGATGTGACAGGAACTGCAGGGGAGTCACAGTTTCGTACTGAGTTGGAGCTTATTAGCTTAGCAGTTCACAGGAATTTGCTAAGGCTAATTGGTTATTGTGCTATCccaaatgaaaggcttttggtgTATCCATTCATGTCTAATGGCAGTGTAGCATCAAGACTAAAAG GAAAACCTGCTTTAGACTGGAACACTAGAAAGAGAATTGCAATTGGAGCTGCAAGAGGTCTCCTATACCTGCACGAGCAATGTGATCCAAAAATAATTCACCGTGATGTAAAGGCTGCTAATGTTCTCCTAGATGACTACTGTGAGGCTGTTGTTGGTGACTTTGGCCTAGCTAAGCTCCTTGACCATGCCGATTCTCATGTGACAACAGCTGTTCGTGGCACTGTAGGGCACATTGCGCCTGAATACCTCTCGACTGGTCAATCATCCGAGAAAACTGACGTTTTTGGATTTGGTATTCTGCTGATAGAGCTCATAACTGGAATGAAAGCCCTTGACTTCGGAAAAACTGTAAACCAGAAAGGAGCCATGCTGGAATGG GTTAAGAAAATACAGcaggaaaagaaaattgaagtTTTGGTGGATAGAGAATTGGGTATCAACTATGACCGGATTGAGGCGGGTGAGATGCTCCAAGTTGCTCTACTTTGCACTCAATACCTCCCCGCCCACCGGCCTAAGATGTCGGATGTGGTTCGAATGCTTGAAGGAGAGGGCCTAGCAGAAAAATGGGCGGCCTCCCATAATTATCCAAATCAAGGCACAAACCTTCCCCCCCTCATTCATGGTTCCCAAATTAGGTTGCACCATGCCACTGTCCCTGGACATGATGACAATGTCTATGACCAGTCAGTCATGTTTGAGATGATAACAATGGATGAAGACTATGATGCTTATGCCATGGAGCTCTCTGGTCCGAGATAA